Within Nevskiales bacterium, the genomic segment ACGTTGACGCTGGCCGGGTGGCTCCAGATGGACACGATCACCACCACGCCAGCCGGTTTGGTAACGGCCACCAACGTGTCCAGCACCTTGTTCACGCTCGAGCATTCGAACGCCACATCCACGCCTTTGCCACCTGTGATTCTCATTACCTCTGCGGCCACATCGACCTCGGACGGATCGAGGATGTGATCAGCCACGCCGGTTTCGCGGGCCTTTTCTTTGCGCTTCGCGCTCAACTCCGTGACGATAACGCTTAGGCCCTTGGCCTTGAGAATAGCCGACAGCAGGAGGCCAATCGGGCCCGCACCTCCGACCATGGCCACGTCGCCGGCCTTGGCACCGCTGCGGGTGTAGGCATGGTGGCCTACCGCCAAAGGCTCGATCAGCGCAGCCTGATCGAGTGGAATATGCTTGGAGATCGGATGCACCCAGCGTCGCTTGACGGCAATCTTTTCGGCTAAACCGCCGCCACGGCCGCCCAGGCCGATGAAATTCATGTTTTTGGACAGATTGTATTTATCGCCCGGCCCCGTGGGCACGTCGTCGGCCACGATGTACGGCTCGACCACCACATGCTGGCCGACTTCGATATCGTCCACGCCTTCGCCCACGGCATACACCACGCCGGAAAATTCATGGCCCATGGTGATGGGAGCGGACTCTCCGGAGATCGGATGCGGGTGACCACAAGGCGGAATGAAAATCGGGCCTTCCATGAATTCGTGCAGATCCGTGCCGCAGATGCCGCACCAGGCCACCTCGATGCCAACGGTGCCCGGCGCCACGACGGGCTCGGGTATGTCTTCGATGCGGATGTCGCCACGATCATAAAAACGCGCTGCTTTCATGGTTCAAGCTCCTCGGTTGGTCTCGAATGAGGTGAGCCGGGGCATCTCACCCCTTGCTTCACCTTGGGAAATC encodes:
- a CDS encoding 2,3-butanediol dehydrogenase, translated to MKAARFYDRGDIRIEDIPEPVVAPGTVGIEVAWCGICGTDLHEFMEGPIFIPPCGHPHPISGESAPITMGHEFSGVVYAVGEGVDDIEVGQHVVVEPYIVADDVPTGPGDKYNLSKNMNFIGLGGRGGGLAEKIAVKRRWVHPISKHIPLDQAALIEPLAVGHHAYTRSGAKAGDVAMVGGAGPIGLLLSAILKAKGLSVIVTELSAKRKEKARETGVADHILDPSEVDVAAEVMRITGGKGVDVAFECSSVNKVLDTLVAVTKPAGVVVIVSIWSHPASVNVHSAVMKELDVRGTIAYCNDHQETIKLVEEGKINLEPFITQRIQLDDLISQGFDRLIHNNESAVKIIVQPRLK